The genomic stretch TATGTTTTTTGGTATATGATGTTTGACACTCCCTCCAGCATTCATCTTGTAGTGCCATAGTTCTACTTTCAAttttagggagaaaaaaaaactatggcTTGATTAAGACTGACCtacacaaaagacaaaaaatgtataGGGTCCGTAGGTGAAATGTAGAATGATATAGTTGGTGCCCAACACCATGCAGGACGCAATCAGCAATCATTCTTTGTCTGTCTAGTTCATGAATTTTctagaattattattattattccgtCTGTTTTCAAGATATAGGGCAAAATTAGTAGAAAAGCCACAAAATGAGTGTGAACAGTTTCAGGAATTTGCTACAAATGATTAATTAACTATATTGGTGTTACCCATTGAAACAATATAGTAGAATAACATATTTTAATCAGGGTAGAGCAGCAGTGTGCAGCGTTGCATCAGTGCTCTTTAAGGACACATCGAGTTTGCTGACTTTTCTACTTTCTGTAACTCTTTATGCGGTTATTCACcagaagtgtttttgttgtttgaatgtGCTCCTTTTTCTACAGTTTGAACCCCTTAAAACAACCCATTAATGAACACATGATTGAATgaagaaataataaaagagaaagaaaaaaaaagaaagtagatCAGTGATACTATTAAACAATACAAATTCACAAATTCCTGAAACaagctgatttgtttttgatcCTCACCCCAGTGGCAGATTGATTCCTgctataaaagtgtttttcactctgtttcttgtatttttttacaccATACATTGGTTTTACAACAGAgtagactgtgtgtttgttggaaaACCATAGAGCGTcatgattaaaacaaacacaattatatataatataatataaatatataattctCATAGTAGAATAGagtgtgatttttttgtctgtgctcCTCGACCTGCAGATGTGTATATTGTACAAAATAATTAAGTGCATTTGTAATTTAAGCTGTTGTGAGCCTGTTATAAAGTCAAGGTTTAAGGTACTGCAGGTTTCTTGCATTTTAAGTGGGGATGTTGAGCCTTAATTGAACTTGTGTACATTATAAGATGAAACGTCCAGACAATCTAACTCATCTGATGTAACAGCCTTCACTTTAAGGTCACTGACTAGTCACATGCATCACATGCAGCGGCAATAAAGCGGCCCAGTATCGGTGACATTGCCAAGACGCGGGAGTGCCAGCGTGTCGCGGGGCTTTCCAACGAGCAGCCGCTCAGCCAATCGCGGGCCTCTCCGATTGGGGAAGAAGTGACGGCTTATATATGGAAGAGAGCGCGGTTCATTCAACATCACTTCACagacagggaaaaaaacactaagagacagaagaagacgGACACGCTTTGGCGTTGAGAGGCTGGTCCTATCCGAGACGACGTGAAGGCCGTTAATTAATTGACGACATTGTTATTCAGGTACgtggaaacatttctttgaataCGATAATGTGACGACGTTGTATTTTTTCACGTTGTGAAACAATTTTCATTCTGACCAAGCAAGCtgaggtaataataataataataataacaataataataactttatttatatagcaccttttaaaaacacaggtttacaaagtgctttgacaaacagcaagaacaaagcaaactaaaccaaacacagaaaaacattaacaacagtaagaatataacagatgcaaaataccaaaaataattaaatacaattcaacagaaaagaacccaaagtgcacgatacacaccCAGACATATATAatccaaccatcataagaaccatcataagaaccatcataagaacccaggaacacaagaacccaacaacacgagctgagaccaagaggaccaaagatttaaaaagatgtaagaaactaagagataaaagcaaataaaaagcaatgagaaggtaagcgtagtaaaagaaataaaaacaagtggttaaaggatcaaaaaacccaaaactataatattaataaaaataaaaattaactataaatacaaaacataaatagacaaagtaagtaagatcagaaattaccaagttaaaacacaagaggagttaagatatgagcataaatacgagataagaccataaataaaagacagtaagaagtagaagaagataaaaatagtaaaaccagtaagagaagacattaagaagacgacatcacataaaagcaagtctgtaaaagtatgttttaagaagggatttaaaaaaattgagggaatctgcaagtcttatctcctcagggaggtcgttccaaagtccaggggccctgactgaaaaggcccggtcacctttagttttaagtctggactttggaacgaccaggaggcccccacccgaggatctaagactgtgggctggctcatatggtgtcagtaactctgttatatagcttggagccagccccgtccgtgctttaaaagtaatgagtaaaatcttaaaatcgattctaaaacgtacaggaagccaatgtaatgaagctaaaattggagtgatgtgatgtcgtctgttacaaccagtaagaagcctagctgctgcattttggaccagctggaggcgagacagtgacttatttgtgattccggaaaagagggagttacagtagtcaagtcgggagaagatgaggccgtggatgatcttttcaaggtctcgttgggttaggattgttttaattttggagatggtgcgtagatggaagaagcttgatcggacaactgttttgatatgggattcaaaggtgagattgcaatcgaatgttattcctagatttctggcggtgggttggacattggtgaataagggaccgaggctgctctttgagatatgagtggtgtttggcgggttgaatactatgatttcagatttagaattgttcagttggagaaagttttgcgccatccagcagttgatatcgtttaggcagtttctgacagcagctaggctcctagggtcctcaggtctcaaaggaaggtatatctgtgtgtcgtctgcgtagcagtgaaaggagacattgtggcgttcaattatttggccaagaggcagcatataaatggagaataacGATAGTGACGATAGTGATATATAGTAGTGACGATAGTGATATATTTTACCAAacttacttctttttttttaatgcatataGTTAAACAATGTGATAATAATGACAAAGTAGCTGGCCCTTGTGATTAGATATGTTGCCTTGCATGTCTGCTAAGCACGCCAACGTGGTTAAGCTAGGTACCGgcggatggggaggggggaagggggggggggggggagtagccAGGGGTGTTAACAGTGAAAAAGAGGCGGTGTTGCTCCACCCAGTTGACCCCATGTTCTTTTTAAGACTTTGAAAACCACGCTTCTCTCACACAATGACTCCAAATCCCAGAAAATGACACTCCATCATTGTTTGACACTAGCTTTGTGAAATGGTAGACAGCTAAGGTAAAGCCACATTGTTCTaatgatttgtttctttctgtagattttttttttcacatactgGAGTATAAACAAGCCAAGATGAAGCTGCTGTGGGTTGTAATGTTGGTGGCCGGCACCGTGTTCGCCGACGACGATGACAAGAAGGACAGCGTGGGGACTGTGGTTGGAATCGACCTCGGGACCACCTACTCATGGTAAATAGAGACAAAGTGACAGCTGTCTTGATTGTTTTACACGCAACTTTTAAATGTGGATAACACTAATCAtttcttaattgtttttttttttttcctttttagtgTCGGAGTGTTCAAGAATGGGCGTGTGGAGATCATCGCCAATGACCAGGGTAGCCGCATCACTCCATCGTATGTGGCCTTCACCAGCGAGGGTGAGCGTCTGATTGGCGACGCTGCCAAGAACCAGCTGACGTCTAACCCTGAGAACACTGTCTTCGATGCCAAGAGGTTGATTGGGCGCACTTGGGGAGACTCGACTGTGCAGCAGGACATCAAGTACCTGCCGTTCAAAGTAAGTTTCTGCATTTCTTGACGTTACTGTTAAGAGTCTTAAGGTCCTTTTTTGGTATCGTTTGAGCTTCATTCTCTGTTTGTAACATTGATTCATGTTCCTTTTTAGGTAACTGAGAAGAAGAGCAAGCCCCATATTCAGGTAGACATTGGTGGTGGCACGATGAAGACATTTGCTCCTGAGGAGATCTCTGCCATGGTGCTGACTAAAATGAAGGAGACTGCTGAGGCTTATTTGGGCAAGAAGgtacaaacacatgaaaaaaatacatttaaaatatgtaccTCATCAAAATGATGTTCAATCAAAGCTAATGAGTTTATCCTTTTTGTCAGGTTACAGATGCTGTGGTCACTGTCCCTGCCTATTTCAATGACGCCCAGCGTCAGGCCACTAAGGATGCTGCAACCATCGCTGGTCTGAATGTCATGAGAATCATCAATGAGCCGTAagttttgaatgaaaatgatgtttgttgttgtgtttgcaaaatatttcccttcatttttgtattaacgtatcttcctttttcttttttttttagaactgcTGCCGCCATTGCTTACGGTCTTGACAAGAGAGACGGCGAGAAGAACATTCTCGTTTTCGATCTTGGCGGTGGCACCTTCGACGTCTCCCTGCTGACCATCGACAACGGTGTGTTTGAGGTGGTGTCAACCAGTGGTGACACTCATCTTGGAGGTGAGGACTTCGACCAGCGCGTCATGGAGCACTTCATCAAGCTGTACAAGAAGAAGACCGGCAAAGATGTGCGCAAAGACAACAGGGCAGTGCAGAAGCTGCGTCGTGAGGTCGAGAAGGCAAAGAGGGCGCTGTCCGCTCAGCACCAGGCCCACATTGAGATCGAGTCCTTCTTTGAGGGAGAGGACTTCTCTGAGACCCTGACCCGTGTCAAGTTTGAAGAGCTCAACATGGTAAATAATTGAACCAACATTTTGGTTATAGAAAAACTGTAACTCTAGTATAATGTTACCCTCTTGTTTATGAAACATGATTTACTAACAGttgaaccttttttctttttccaggacCTGTTCCGTTCCACCATGAAGCCTGTGCAGAAAGTACTGGAAGACTCTGACCTGAAGAAGCCTGACATTGATGAGATTGTCTTGGTTGGAGGCTCCACCCGTATCCCCAAAATCCAGCAGCTGGTGAAGGAGTTCTTCAATGGCAAAGAGCCCTCCAGAGGCATCAACCCTGATGAGGCCGTGGCATTCGGAGCTGCTGTGCAGGCTGGAGTGCTTTCTGGAGAGGAGGACTCTGGTAGGTTATCATCGTCTcacatcatttaatttaattctaattCGCTGAACTAGCTTTTATATTGTGTACTAATAATGTTCCTATCTTACAGgagattttcttcttctggacGTGTGCCCCCTGACTCTTGGTATTGAGACTGTTGGAGGAGTGATGACTAAACTGATCCCCAGGAACACTGGGGTGCCTACAAAGAAATCCCAGATCTTCTCTACAGCTTCTGATAACCAGCCCACTGTCACCATTAAGGTTTATGAAGGTAAGAATTGTGCATAcccaacatgaagaaaaaaaagtttaaaaatagctgttgggtttttttggtatgcagaaaaaaaaaatggaattttgCAAAAGTTTATTCATTGATTCTGTCTCTAGGTGAGCGTCCTCTCACAAAAGACAACCATCTGCTGGGCACATTCGACCTGACTGGAATCCCTCCCGCCCCTCGTGGTGTGCCACAGATTGAGGTCACCTTCGAGATCGATGTCAACGGTATCCTGCGTGTCACAGCCGAGGACAAAGGTACAGGCAACAAGAACAAGATCACCATCACAAACGACCAGAACCGCCTAACGCCAGAGGACATCGAGCGCATGGTGAACGATGCAGAGCGCTTCGCCGATGACGACAAGAAGCTGAAGGAGAGGATCGACGCCCGCAATGAGCTGGAGAGCTACGCTTACTCTCTGAAGAACCAGATCGGAGACAAGGAAAAGCTCGGCGGAAAGCTGTCGGATGAGGACAAAGAAATCATTGAGAAGGCAGTAGAGGAGAAGATTGAGTGGATGGAGTCACACCAGGAGGCTGAGCTGGAAGACTTCCAGGCTAAGAAGAAGGAGCTTGAGGAAGTGGTACAACCAATTATCAGCAAGCTTTACGGCAGTGCAGGAGGaccaccaccagagggcgcagAAGCCGAGCAAGACGAGAAGGATGAGTTGTAG from Labrus bergylta chromosome 17, fLabBer1.1, whole genome shotgun sequence encodes the following:
- the LOC110005609 gene encoding endoplasmic reticulum chaperone BiP-like isoform X2, coding for MGFKDFFFHILEYKQAKMKLLWVVMLVAGTVFADDDDKKDSVGTVVGIDLGTTYSCVGVFKNGRVEIIANDQGSRITPSYVAFTSEGERLIGDAAKNQLTSNPENTVFDAKRLIGRTWGDSTVQQDIKYLPFKVTEKKSKPHIQVDIGGGTMKTFAPEEISAMVLTKMKETAEAYLGKKVTDAVVTVPAYFNDAQRQATKDAATIAGLNVMRIINEPTAAAIAYGLDKRDGEKNILVFDLGGGTFDVSLLTIDNGVFEVVSTSGDTHLGGEDFDQRVMEHFIKLYKKKTGKDVRKDNRAVQKLRREVEKAKRALSAQHQAHIEIESFFEGEDFSETLTRVKFEELNMDLFRSTMKPVQKVLEDSDLKKPDIDEIVLVGGSTRIPKIQQLVKEFFNGKEPSRGINPDEAVAFGAAVQAGVLSGEEDSDFLLLDVCPLTLGIETVGGVMTKLIPRNTGVPTKKSQIFSTASDNQPTVTIKVYEGERPLTKDNHLLGTFDLTGIPPAPRGVPQIEVTFEIDVNGILRVTAEDKGTGNKNKITITNDQNRLTPEDIERMVNDAERFADDDKKLKERIDARNELESYAYSLKNQIGDKEKLGGKLSDEDKEIIEKAVEEKIEWMESHQEAELEDFQAKKKELEEVVQPIISKLYGSAGGPPPEGAEAEQDEKDEL
- the LOC110005609 gene encoding endoplasmic reticulum chaperone BiP-like isoform X1 — protein: MGFKDFFFHILEYKQAKMKLLWVVMLVAGTVFADDDDKKDSVGTVVGIDLGTTYSCVGVFKNGRVEIIANDQGSRITPSYVAFTSEGERLIGDAAKNQLTSNPENTVFDAKRLIGRTWGDSTVQQDIKYLPFKVTEKKSKPHIQVDIGGGTMKTFAPEEISAMVLTKMKETAEAYLGKKVTDAVVTVPAYFNDAQRQATKDAATIAGLNVMRIINEPTAAAIAYGLDKRDGEKNILVFDLGGGTFDVSLLTIDNGVFEVVSTSGDTHLGGEDFDQRVMEHFIKLYKKKTGKDVRKDNRAVQKLRREVEKAKRALSAQHQAHIEIESFFEGEDFSETLTRVKFEELNMDLFRSTMKPVQKVLEDSDLKKPDIDEIVLVGGSTRIPKIQQLVKEFFNGKEPSRGINPDEAVAFGAAVQAGVLSGEEDSGDFLLLDVCPLTLGIETVGGVMTKLIPRNTGVPTKKSQIFSTASDNQPTVTIKVYEGERPLTKDNHLLGTFDLTGIPPAPRGVPQIEVTFEIDVNGILRVTAEDKGTGNKNKITITNDQNRLTPEDIERMVNDAERFADDDKKLKERIDARNELESYAYSLKNQIGDKEKLGGKLSDEDKEIIEKAVEEKIEWMESHQEAELEDFQAKKKELEEVVQPIISKLYGSAGGPPPEGAEAEQDEKDEL
- the LOC110005609 gene encoding endoplasmic reticulum chaperone BiP-like isoform X3; this encodes MKLLWVVMLVAGTVFADDDDKKDSVGTVVGIDLGTTYSCVGVFKNGRVEIIANDQGSRITPSYVAFTSEGERLIGDAAKNQLTSNPENTVFDAKRLIGRTWGDSTVQQDIKYLPFKVTEKKSKPHIQVDIGGGTMKTFAPEEISAMVLTKMKETAEAYLGKKVTDAVVTVPAYFNDAQRQATKDAATIAGLNVMRIINEPTAAAIAYGLDKRDGEKNILVFDLGGGTFDVSLLTIDNGVFEVVSTSGDTHLGGEDFDQRVMEHFIKLYKKKTGKDVRKDNRAVQKLRREVEKAKRALSAQHQAHIEIESFFEGEDFSETLTRVKFEELNMDLFRSTMKPVQKVLEDSDLKKPDIDEIVLVGGSTRIPKIQQLVKEFFNGKEPSRGINPDEAVAFGAAVQAGVLSGEEDSGDFLLLDVCPLTLGIETVGGVMTKLIPRNTGVPTKKSQIFSTASDNQPTVTIKVYEGERPLTKDNHLLGTFDLTGIPPAPRGVPQIEVTFEIDVNGILRVTAEDKGTGNKNKITITNDQNRLTPEDIERMVNDAERFADDDKKLKERIDARNELESYAYSLKNQIGDKEKLGGKLSDEDKEIIEKAVEEKIEWMESHQEAELEDFQAKKKELEEVVQPIISKLYGSAGGPPPEGAEAEQDEKDEL